A window of the Shinella zoogloeoides genome harbors these coding sequences:
- a CDS encoding aromatic ring-hydroxylating oxygenase subunit alpha: MNEVIRDISVPNDWDRSGLPGWCYHSPALLELEKQHVFREHWQIACHVCDIPEAGNYLALDVFGERALILRGQDGAVRAFHNICRHRGSRLVADEKGACRNAIVCPFHGWVYNLDGTLRGAARPRSFPPLDKDEFALKTLECEVWQGFVFIRFAPGPQPSVAEQMRPFEEELSHYRAEEMVPAGGIWTQESPVNWKSVRDVDNEGYHVAMAHPALQDLYGSTYYDEPFVDGLCRSFATYNPHAGRRWSVRNYVNISPENARLPERLRKAWIYFGLFPNCVIAVTPESVQFYQEFPLSLGKTLLRGGIYRYREEDRAQRLARYLAARIDRDTQAEDVQLTVWSNEAMTSNAFAGFYLSDLEYGVRTHHDHLRRVLPVVNLKDAPEENAMAAVNAGLKE; encoded by the coding sequence ATGAATGAGGTGATCCGCGATATCAGCGTTCCGAACGACTGGGACCGGAGCGGACTGCCGGGCTGGTGCTATCACAGCCCTGCTTTGCTCGAGCTGGAAAAGCAGCATGTCTTTCGCGAGCACTGGCAGATCGCCTGTCATGTCTGCGACATTCCCGAGGCCGGCAATTATCTTGCCCTCGACGTCTTCGGCGAGCGCGCGCTCATCCTACGCGGGCAGGACGGCGCGGTGCGCGCCTTCCACAATATCTGTCGCCACCGCGGCTCGCGGCTGGTGGCGGACGAGAAGGGCGCGTGTCGCAATGCGATCGTCTGTCCTTTCCACGGCTGGGTCTACAATCTCGACGGCACCTTGCGCGGCGCGGCGCGCCCGCGCAGCTTCCCACCGCTCGACAAGGACGAATTCGCGCTGAAGACGCTGGAATGCGAGGTCTGGCAGGGCTTCGTCTTCATCCGCTTCGCCCCCGGCCCGCAACCTTCCGTCGCCGAACAGATGCGCCCCTTCGAGGAGGAGCTTTCGCATTACCGCGCCGAGGAGATGGTGCCGGCCGGCGGCATCTGGACCCAGGAAAGCCCGGTCAACTGGAAATCCGTGCGCGACGTCGACAACGAGGGCTACCACGTCGCCATGGCGCATCCGGCGCTGCAGGACCTCTACGGCTCCACCTACTACGACGAGCCCTTCGTCGACGGTCTCTGCCGTTCCTTCGCCACCTACAATCCCCATGCCGGCCGGCGCTGGAGCGTGCGCAACTATGTGAATATCTCGCCGGAAAATGCGCGCCTGCCGGAACGGCTGCGCAAGGCCTGGATCTATTTCGGCCTCTTCCCGAACTGCGTCATCGCCGTGACGCCGGAAAGCGTGCAGTTCTACCAGGAATTCCCGCTTTCCCTCGGCAAGACGCTGCTGCGCGGCGGCATCTATCGCTACCGTGAGGAAGACCGTGCGCAGCGCCTCGCCCGCTATCTCGCCGCCCGCATCGACCGCGACACCCAGGCCGAGGACGTGCAACTCACCGTCTGGTCCAACGAGGCCATGACCTCCAACGCCTTCGCCGGCTTCTACCTGTCCGACCTCGAATACGGCGTACGCACCCACCACGACCATCTGCGCCGCGTGCTGCCGGTGGTGAACCTGAAGGATGCGCCGGAGGAAAATGCGATGGCGGCGGTCAATGCAGGACTGAAGGAATAG